Proteins encoded together in one Psychrobacter sp. 28M-43 window:
- a CDS encoding chemotaxis protein CheB, which translates to MVVAEDHRQRMAFSDTVRGFGFMLVGCVSRAQWQETGELSNSAIDIWLIDSDYDDSVAIATVASKPAAVLVGFSQAPYLNESQEYAKWQRKLKRKFAQLLDLPILVDAPIYKSADTDWHYVVFLGASMGGPSAVKEFLDNVPATLPICILLAHHFNQAMIGTLPRILNRHNDWRCKIIASSQRLRAGECLIVPIDKQVVCDSTGRVILLDQDWHGEYKPAIGQLLKNTSDVHGSELINIIFSGMGNDGSQYLDLIQDNNSQLWAQDPSLSACPSQPQAIIDSGYCNFVGSPTDLAKKLTDYIGERAASRSH; encoded by the coding sequence ATGGTGGTGGCAGAAGACCACCGCCAGCGCATGGCTTTTTCAGATACGGTACGTGGGTTCGGCTTTATGCTAGTCGGCTGTGTGTCACGAGCACAGTGGCAGGAAACAGGTGAGCTTTCTAATTCAGCTATCGATATTTGGCTGATAGACAGTGATTATGATGACAGTGTGGCAATAGCGACGGTGGCATCTAAACCAGCAGCAGTACTAGTGGGTTTCAGTCAAGCTCCGTATCTAAATGAATCCCAAGAATATGCAAAATGGCAGCGTAAGTTAAAGCGTAAATTTGCTCAACTGCTTGACTTGCCAATACTGGTAGATGCTCCAATTTACAAGAGTGCTGATACTGACTGGCATTATGTCGTATTTTTGGGTGCTTCTATGGGTGGTCCTAGCGCGGTTAAAGAATTTTTAGATAATGTGCCAGCCACACTGCCAATTTGTATTTTATTGGCACATCATTTCAATCAAGCTATGATTGGTACGTTGCCCCGCATACTTAACCGTCATAATGACTGGCGCTGTAAGATTATCGCTTCTTCACAGCGGCTACGTGCAGGAGAGTGTCTGATAGTTCCTATTGATAAGCAAGTTGTCTGTGATTCAACAGGTCGCGTGATACTATTGGATCAAGATTGGCATGGTGAATATAAGCCTGCAATCGGGCAGCTGCTCAAAAATACCAGTGATGTTCATGGTAGCGAGCTTATTAATATTATATTTTCAGGTATGGGTAATGATGGCTCTCAGTATCTAGACTTAATCCAAGACAATAACAGTCAATTATGGGCACAAGATCCGAGCTTGAGTGCATGTCCAAGTCAGCCTCAGGCTATCATTGACTCAGGCTATTGCAACTTTGTTGGTAGCCCTACCGATTTAGCAA